One genomic region from Pongo abelii isolate AG06213 chromosome 4, NHGRI_mPonAbe1-v2.0_pri, whole genome shotgun sequence encodes:
- the IRX2-DT gene encoding putative uncharacterized protein IRX2-DT, whose amino-acid sequence MVAPAARVFLRAVRAALTSTVPDLPCLLARGSPRGLASGRLPLAARSAQHGPGSGAPWLRIAGRALRFVLSKHWGDDCYLINRLWQDLKPPSYLGNGQELRLAPPVQWALQVQGNQLQTAVLCLRMPPPEPAGRATLPVGAVQAR is encoded by the exons ATGGTGGCGCCCGCGGCTCGGGTCTTCCTCCGGGCAGTGCGCGCGGCTCTCACTTCCACGGTCCCGGACCTGCCCTGCCTCCTGGCCCGAGGCTCCCCGCGTGGCCTCGCGTCTGGTCGCCTACCCCTCGCGGCCCGCTCCGCCCAGCATGGACCTGGATCCGGGGCGCCTTGGTTGCGAATTGCCGGGAGAGCCCTGA GATTTGTGTTGTCAAAACACTGGGGGGATGATTGCTACCTGATAAACCGCCTCTGGCAGGACCTGAAGCCTCCCAGTTACCTCGGGAACGGGCAGGAGCTCAGGTTGGCGCCGCCGGTGCAGTGGGCATTACAG GTGCAAGGGAACCAGTTGCAAACTGCAGTGCTGTGCTTGAGGATGCCTCCTCCTGAGCCGGCAGGCAGGGCGACGCTCCCGGTAGGCGCGGTCCAGGCACGTTAA